From a single Actinomyces viscosus genomic region:
- a CDS encoding IS630 family transposase — MVVDVTAEERDVLLAWKKRGDSFVLVRLKAEAILYASRGVGTGVIAEMVGRSRRTVSNWLRRWRCSRLHSVVTGHAGNENAAKLTRAHKEQLKRILSRPPAQSGIRADFWDVPALRDVVRIKFGVEYASDSSYQLLLRFVGMSFKLPDPFDKRRDEAAVTERMDQVRQEVADLLARGWEVYTVDEVRVEHEAVTRRMWLPTGRRTKIYVDRERSAQSFFGALSLTSKQVRVYPIEGNQNAEQVTLALARLVRETANDKIAVVLDNAGFHHAKAVTDLYEPGQALERVRPIYLPPYAPDHNPIEHVWNTAKKNISNIQRDNPEETYTAFTSYITSRTFDYDFEHLPITPTQEKLD, encoded by the coding sequence GTGGTTGTTGATGTGACTGCGGAGGAGCGGGATGTTCTTCTGGCGTGGAAGAAACGCGGTGACTCGTTCGTCCTGGTGCGTTTAAAGGCTGAGGCCATTTTGTATGCCTCTCGTGGTGTCGGCACGGGTGTTATCGCTGAGATGGTCGGCCGCAGCCGCAGGACGGTGAGCAACTGGCTGCGCCGCTGGCGGTGCTCCAGGTTGCACTCGGTTGTCACTGGGCACGCCGGCAACGAGAACGCCGCCAAGCTCACCCGCGCCCACAAGGAGCAGCTCAAGCGGATCCTGAGTAGGCCACCGGCCCAGAGCGGGATCAGGGCGGACTTCTGGGACGTACCGGCCCTGCGTGACGTGGTGCGGATCAAGTTCGGCGTGGAGTACGCCTCAGACTCCTCCTACCAGCTGCTCCTGCGCTTCGTGGGGATGAGCTTCAAGCTGCCCGACCCCTTCGACAAGCGCCGCGACGAGGCCGCCGTCACCGAGCGAATGGACCAGGTCCGTCAGGAGGTCGCCGACCTGCTGGCCCGGGGCTGGGAGGTCTACACCGTCGACGAGGTGCGCGTCGAGCACGAGGCCGTCACCCGGCGTATGTGGCTGCCCACCGGCCGTCGGACCAAGATCTATGTCGACCGAGAACGCTCGGCCCAGTCTTTCTTCGGCGCCCTGAGCCTGACCAGCAAGCAGGTGCGCGTCTACCCCATCGAGGGCAACCAGAACGCCGAGCAGGTCACCCTGGCCCTGGCCCGTCTGGTACGCGAGACGGCAAACGACAAGATCGCTGTTGTTCTTGACAACGCCGGCTTCCACCACGCCAAGGCGGTCACTGACCTGTATGAGCCCGGCCAGGCCCTGGAGCGCGTCAGGCCGATCTACCTACCTCCTTACGCGCCCGACCACAACCCAATAGAGCACGTCTGGAACACCGCCAAGAAGAACATCTCAAACATACAACGAGACAACCCCGAGGAAACCTACACCGCATTCACCAGCTACATCACCAGCCGCACCTTCGACTACGACTTCGAGCACCTACCCATCACACCAACCCAAGAAAAGCTTGATTAA
- a CDS encoding IS630 family transposase produces the protein MVVDVTAEERDVLLAWKKRGDSFVLVRLKAEAILYASRGVGTGVIAEMVGRSRRTVSNWLRRWRCSRLHSVVTGHAGNENAAKLTRAHKEQLKRILSRPPAQSGIRADFWDVPALRDVVRIKFGVEYASDSSYQLLLRFVGMSFKLPDPFDKRRDEAAVTERMDQVRQEVADLLARGWEVYTVDEVRVEHEAVTRRMWLPTGRRTKIYVDRERSAQSFFGALSLTSKQVRVYPIEGNQNAEQVTLALARLVRETANDKIAVVLDNAGFHHAKAVTDLYEPGQALERVRPIYGRH, from the coding sequence GTGGTTGTTGATGTGACTGCGGAGGAGCGGGATGTTCTTCTGGCGTGGAAGAAACGCGGTGACTCGTTCGTCCTGGTGCGTTTAAAGGCTGAGGCCATTTTGTATGCCTCTCGTGGTGTCGGCACGGGTGTTATCGCTGAGATGGTCGGCCGCAGCCGCAGGACGGTGAGCAACTGGCTGCGCCGCTGGCGGTGCTCCAGGTTGCACTCGGTTGTCACTGGGCACGCCGGCAACGAGAACGCCGCCAAGCTCACCCGCGCCCACAAGGAGCAGCTCAAGCGGATCCTGAGTAGGCCACCGGCCCAGAGCGGGATCAGGGCGGACTTCTGGGACGTACCGGCCCTGCGTGACGTGGTGCGGATCAAGTTCGGCGTGGAGTACGCCTCAGACTCCTCCTACCAGCTGCTCCTGCGCTTCGTGGGGATGAGCTTCAAGCTGCCCGACCCCTTCGACAAGCGCCGCGACGAGGCCGCCGTCACCGAGCGAATGGACCAGGTCCGTCAGGAGGTCGCCGACCTGCTGGCCCGGGGCTGGGAGGTCTACACCGTCGACGAGGTGCGCGTCGAGCACGAGGCCGTCACCCGGCGTATGTGGCTGCCCACCGGCCGTCGGACCAAGATCTATGTCGACCGAGAACGCTCGGCCCAGTCTTTCTTCGGCGCCCTGAGCCTGACCAGCAAGCAGGTGCGCGTCTACCCCATCGAGGGCAACCAGAACGCCGAGCAGGTCACCCTGGCCCTGGCCCGTCTGGTACGCGAGACGGCAAACGACAAGATCGCTGTTGTTCTTGACAACGCCGGCTTCCACCACGCCAAGGCGGTCACTGACCTGTATGAGCCCGGCCAGGCCCTGGAGCGCGTCAGGCCGATCTATGGCCGGCATTAA
- a CDS encoding PH domain-containing protein has protein sequence MEMASVATWTFLAEVPIPQDVMGVLVQGEQPYAAFKTMRDSAIFTSKRLIVRDAQGLTGRKVEIYSLPYSAINMWSTENAGTFDINSEVELWTRAGHIKIKLGSQVDVRKIDRLISSCVLMAH, from the coding sequence ATGGAGATGGCCTCAGTGGCTACATGGACCTTCCTGGCCGAGGTTCCAATCCCTCAGGATGTTATGGGGGTTCTCGTGCAAGGCGAGCAGCCTTATGCTGCCTTCAAGACGATGCGAGACTCCGCCATATTTACGTCGAAGAGGTTGATCGTCCGTGATGCTCAAGGGCTGACCGGTCGGAAGGTGGAGATCTATTCGCTGCCCTACAGTGCCATCAATATGTGGTCGACCGAGAATGCGGGAACGTTTGACATCAACTCAGAAGTCGAGTTGTGGACGCGGGCTGGTCACATCAAGATCAAGCTCGGGTCTCAGGTCGATGTCCGCAAGATCGATAGGCTCATTTCGTCTTGTGTTTTAATGGCGCACTGA